From the genome of Mugil cephalus isolate CIBA_MC_2020 chromosome 2, CIBA_Mcephalus_1.1, whole genome shotgun sequence, one region includes:
- the epn3b gene encoding epsin-3 isoform X1: protein MSGGHALRRQVKNIVHNYSEAEIKVREATSNDPWGPSSSLMSEIADLTFNVVAFAEVMGMVWKRLNDSGKNWRHVYKALTLLDYLLKTGSERVGQQCRENAFTIQTLRDFQYVDRDGRDQGANVREKARQLVCLLRDEERLRQERSQALKTKERMAGGGSGGGGGVYGGIPPSYHPGRRTSQPSMAVLYGEEFSRSRGSPSSFNSSSSSPRAASDLEQARPQTSGEEELQLQLALAMSREESQKEQRCRQGDESLLQKALDESRRESQSGPCESAMLDLVDIFGSSSEPPAPPGDPWNSAQPNSNTTSDPWDSVAVQSSTPVIGSPWAAPPSSSSKSNPWAPCANSPTDPWEAAPASSSPVNQEWDSPTDGDHDGTHPFTAQEEEKPKQEAPQVSSPQPASPTDSELFGPRSESDPFSDSRPDPFGTDPAVKPQVNGRESASPEMFDLARLGPPLSAPPARLCRTPEAFLGPTGASLVNLDALIPPTPPSKTHNNPFLSGLSAPSPTNPFHCDQPRLTLNQMRPSSTSPLPPHMLSYSPSLPLPLLHRPPVLPSSFTQPPAGLLDLPSNLPQPLLPLSPRPAPRTQSQTQTHSHNPFL, encoded by the exons CCCTGCGCCGGCAGGTGAAGAATATTGTGCACAACTATTCAGAAGCCGAGATCAAG GTCCGCGAGGCCACCTCCAACGATCCATGGGGCCCGTCCTCGTCTCTCATGTCAGAGATCGCCGACCTGACCTTCAACGTGGTGGCGTTTGCCGAGGTCATGGGCATGGTGTGGAAACGGCTCAACGACAGCGGCAAGAACTGGAGGCACGTCTACAAG GCGCTGACTCTGTTGGATTACCTGCTGAAGACAGGGTCGGAGAGAGTAGGCCAGCAGTGCCGTGAAAACGCGTTCACAATTCAG ACACTGCGTGACTTCCAGTACGTGGACCGCGATGGCAGAGACCAGGGGGCGAACGTGCGGGAGAAAGCCCGCCAGCTGGTGTGCCTCCTCCGGGACGAGGAGCGGCTCCGGCAGGAGAGGAGTCAGGCCCTGAAGACCAAGGAGCGGATGGCTGGGGGAGGCAGCGGAGGAGGCGGGGGCGTGTACGGAGGCATACCCCCGTCTTATCACCCAGGCAGACGCACTAGTCAGCCCAGCATGGCTGTGCTGTACGGAGAGGAGTTCAGCCGCTCCAGAGGCTCTCCGTCCTCCTTCAACT CCTCGTCCTCGTCCCCTCGCGCCGCCTCAGACCTGGAGCAGGCGCGACCTCAGACCAgtggggaggaggagctgcaaCTGCAGCTCGCCCTAGCCATGAGCAGGGAGGAGAGTCAGAAg GAGCAGCGCTGTCGCCAAGGAGACGAGTCACTGTTACAGAAGGCCCTGGATGAGAGCCGGAGAGAGAGCCAGTCAGGGCCATGCGAG TCGGCCATGTTGGACCTGGTGGACATTTTTGGATCCTCGTCCGAGCCGCcggctccccctggtgacccTTGGAACTCTGCTCAGCCCAACTCAAACACCACCTCCGACCCCTGGGACTCTGTAG CAGTCCAGTCCAGCACTCCTGTGATTGGTAGCCCTTGGGcggcccctccctcctcctccagcaagTCCAACCCTTGGGCTCCATGTGCAAACTCACCCACGGACCCCTGGGAGGCTGCACCTGCGTCCTCGAGTCCTGTCAATCAAGAGTGGGACAGCCCAACAGATGGAG ATCATGATGGAACACATCCATTCACTgcacaggaagaggagaagccTAAACAGGAGGCTCCCCAAGTGTCCTCCCCTCAACCTGCCAGTCCCACAG ATTCCGAGTTGTTTGGGCCAAGGTCAGAGTCTGATCCGTTTTCAGACTCTAGGCCAGATCCATTTGGAACAGATCCAGCCGTGAAACCCCAGGTAAACGGAAGAGAGTCGGCCAGCCCGGAGATGTTTGACCTAGCTCGACTAGGCCCCCCCCTCAGCGCCCCGCCCGCACGTTTGTGTCGAACTCCAGAGGCTTTCCTTGGACCTACGGGGGCCTCTCTGGTCAACTTGGACGCTCTGATTCCCCCCACGCCCCCGAGCAAGACGCACAATAACCCCTTCCTCTCAG GTCTGAGTGCACCATCTCCCACCAATCCCTTCCACTGCGACCAGCCTCGCCTCACCCTCAACCAAATGCGACCGTCCTCCACTTCCCCGCTGCCCCCTCACATGCTGTCCTACAGTCCATCGCTGCCCCTGCCTCTGCTCCACCGGCCGCccgtcctcccctcctccttcacgcAGCCTCCTGCTGGACTCCTGGACCTTCCGTCGAACCTCCCACAGcccctgctccctctctctcctcggCCGGCGCCacgcacacagtcacagacacagacacacagccacAACCCGTTCCTCTGA
- the epn3b gene encoding epsin-3 isoform X2, translated as MTTSALRRQVKNIVHNYSEAEIKVREATSNDPWGPSSSLMSEIADLTFNVVAFAEVMGMVWKRLNDSGKNWRHVYKALTLLDYLLKTGSERVGQQCRENAFTIQTLRDFQYVDRDGRDQGANVREKARQLVCLLRDEERLRQERSQALKTKERMAGGGSGGGGGVYGGIPPSYHPGRRTSQPSMAVLYGEEFSRSRGSPSSFNSSSSSPRAASDLEQARPQTSGEEELQLQLALAMSREESQKEQRCRQGDESLLQKALDESRRESQSGPCESAMLDLVDIFGSSSEPPAPPGDPWNSAQPNSNTTSDPWDSVAVQSSTPVIGSPWAAPPSSSSKSNPWAPCANSPTDPWEAAPASSSPVNQEWDSPTDGDHDGTHPFTAQEEEKPKQEAPQVSSPQPASPTDSELFGPRSESDPFSDSRPDPFGTDPAVKPQVNGRESASPEMFDLARLGPPLSAPPARLCRTPEAFLGPTGASLVNLDALIPPTPPSKTHNNPFLSGLSAPSPTNPFHCDQPRLTLNQMRPSSTSPLPPHMLSYSPSLPLPLLHRPPVLPSSFTQPPAGLLDLPSNLPQPLLPLSPRPAPRTQSQTQTHSHNPFL; from the exons ATGACAACCTCAGCCCTGCGCCGGCAGGTGAAGAATATTGTGCACAACTATTCAGAAGCCGAGATCAAG GTCCGCGAGGCCACCTCCAACGATCCATGGGGCCCGTCCTCGTCTCTCATGTCAGAGATCGCCGACCTGACCTTCAACGTGGTGGCGTTTGCCGAGGTCATGGGCATGGTGTGGAAACGGCTCAACGACAGCGGCAAGAACTGGAGGCACGTCTACAAG GCGCTGACTCTGTTGGATTACCTGCTGAAGACAGGGTCGGAGAGAGTAGGCCAGCAGTGCCGTGAAAACGCGTTCACAATTCAG ACACTGCGTGACTTCCAGTACGTGGACCGCGATGGCAGAGACCAGGGGGCGAACGTGCGGGAGAAAGCCCGCCAGCTGGTGTGCCTCCTCCGGGACGAGGAGCGGCTCCGGCAGGAGAGGAGTCAGGCCCTGAAGACCAAGGAGCGGATGGCTGGGGGAGGCAGCGGAGGAGGCGGGGGCGTGTACGGAGGCATACCCCCGTCTTATCACCCAGGCAGACGCACTAGTCAGCCCAGCATGGCTGTGCTGTACGGAGAGGAGTTCAGCCGCTCCAGAGGCTCTCCGTCCTCCTTCAACT CCTCGTCCTCGTCCCCTCGCGCCGCCTCAGACCTGGAGCAGGCGCGACCTCAGACCAgtggggaggaggagctgcaaCTGCAGCTCGCCCTAGCCATGAGCAGGGAGGAGAGTCAGAAg GAGCAGCGCTGTCGCCAAGGAGACGAGTCACTGTTACAGAAGGCCCTGGATGAGAGCCGGAGAGAGAGCCAGTCAGGGCCATGCGAG TCGGCCATGTTGGACCTGGTGGACATTTTTGGATCCTCGTCCGAGCCGCcggctccccctggtgacccTTGGAACTCTGCTCAGCCCAACTCAAACACCACCTCCGACCCCTGGGACTCTGTAG CAGTCCAGTCCAGCACTCCTGTGATTGGTAGCCCTTGGGcggcccctccctcctcctccagcaagTCCAACCCTTGGGCTCCATGTGCAAACTCACCCACGGACCCCTGGGAGGCTGCACCTGCGTCCTCGAGTCCTGTCAATCAAGAGTGGGACAGCCCAACAGATGGAG ATCATGATGGAACACATCCATTCACTgcacaggaagaggagaagccTAAACAGGAGGCTCCCCAAGTGTCCTCCCCTCAACCTGCCAGTCCCACAG ATTCCGAGTTGTTTGGGCCAAGGTCAGAGTCTGATCCGTTTTCAGACTCTAGGCCAGATCCATTTGGAACAGATCCAGCCGTGAAACCCCAGGTAAACGGAAGAGAGTCGGCCAGCCCGGAGATGTTTGACCTAGCTCGACTAGGCCCCCCCCTCAGCGCCCCGCCCGCACGTTTGTGTCGAACTCCAGAGGCTTTCCTTGGACCTACGGGGGCCTCTCTGGTCAACTTGGACGCTCTGATTCCCCCCACGCCCCCGAGCAAGACGCACAATAACCCCTTCCTCTCAG GTCTGAGTGCACCATCTCCCACCAATCCCTTCCACTGCGACCAGCCTCGCCTCACCCTCAACCAAATGCGACCGTCCTCCACTTCCCCGCTGCCCCCTCACATGCTGTCCTACAGTCCATCGCTGCCCCTGCCTCTGCTCCACCGGCCGCccgtcctcccctcctccttcacgcAGCCTCCTGCTGGACTCCTGGACCTTCCGTCGAACCTCCCACAGcccctgctccctctctctcctcggCCGGCGCCacgcacacagtcacagacacagacacacagccacAACCCGTTCCTCTGA